A single region of the Maylandia zebra isolate NMK-2024a linkage group LG17, Mzebra_GT3a, whole genome shotgun sequence genome encodes:
- the ebna1bp2 gene encoding putative rRNA-processing protein EBP2 has translation MVIDSKTMASVEEEALLGQDSEEENSELSDDELQEAFAAGLLKPGMNVLVDKPKKFANNVEGLKQCVADFRKDLPWVERLDLTNLPAANIISQAEEKASAPAAGELDADDDFQREMFFYRQAQATVLEALPLLNRHSIATKRPEDYFAEMAKSDQHMQKIRKKLISKQMIMERSEKAKKLREQRKFGKKVQIEVIQKRQQEKKAMMSAVKKYQKGMTDKLEFLEGDQKMNKESSQGSKKAVNKKGPSAKRKFKDQKFGFGGKKSGKKWNTKESYNDVSGFRAKIAHGKGGKKGKGGKQNKRPGKSVRKKMKNRS, from the exons ATGGTTATCGACAGCAAGACTATGGCGTCCGTAGAGGAGGAGGCGCTGCTCGGTCAGGATTCAGAGGAGGAAAACAGTGAATTATCGGACGATGAG CTGCAAGAAGCCTTTGCAGCGGGGTTGTTGAAGCCTGGGATGAACGTCCTGGTGGATAAACCCAAAAAGTTCGCCAACAATGTG GAGGGGTTGAAACAGTGTGTTGCTGATTTTCGTAAAGATCTTCCTTGGGTGGAGAGATTGGATCTGACCAACCTACCAGCTGCAAATATCATTTCTCAAGCTGAAGAGAAAGCTTCAGCGCCAGCCGCTGGGGAACTGGATGCTGATGATGATTTCCAGAGGGAGATGTTCTT cTACCGTCAAGCTCAGGCTACAGTCCTCGAGGCACTGCCACTCCTAAACAGGCACAGCATAGCCACCAAGAGGCCCGAAGACTACTTTGCAGAGATGGCCAAATCTGATCAGCACATGCAGAAG ATCAGGAAAAAGCTGATCTCAAAGCAGATGATTATGGAGAGGTCAGAAAAGGCCAAGAAACTGCGCGAGCAAAGGAAGTTTGGCAAAAAG GTCCAAATAGAAGTGATCCAGAAGAGACAGCAGGAGAAGAAGGCCATGATGTCCGCTGTAAAGAAATACCAGAAAG GAATGACCGACAAACTGGAATTCTTGGAAGGTGACCAGAAGATGAATAAAGAATCTTCTCAGGGCTCAAAGAAAGCAGTGAACAAAAAGGG GCCTAGCGCTAAGAGAAAATTCAAGGACCAGAAGTTTGGCTTTGGAGGCAAAAAGAGTGGAAAGAAGTGGAACACCAAGGAAAGCTACAACGATGTTTCCGGTTTCCGTGCCAAAATAGCTCACGGCAAGGGAGGGAAGAAGGGGAAAGGAGGAAAACAAAAT AAACGTCCAGGCAAGTCTGTGCGCAAGAAGATGAAGAATCGCTCTTAG